GCCTGACCGCGTACAATCCAGTTATAATTATTGTATGTGAAGTCGATGGCTCCGATAGCTACCACACCTTTGTACTTAGATTCTGCTCCATCCTTGTTGTTTGGATAAGAGTTGCCGATGGCATGACCATAGTATCCGCTCAGACCGATGCGTAAGCCCTTGATGCAGTAGTTGTCGATACGGAGGGCTGTACCATATTTTGTTGCAATTTCACCTTCGGTAGGAGTGCCTGGTCCCTTATTGATCCAACCTGTGTTGGTAAAGTTGTCAGAGTTCAAGCCTGCCAGGAATTGCAATTCATATCTCCAGCCCTTTGTCTTACCCCAGAAACTGACACCTGTCTGATGCCAGGTGCTTGGAAGAACCGTATTCTCACCTTCAGGACGATAAACAGTGAAGAAATTCAATGGCTCATGGTAAGCGTTGTTCAAACCAACGGGAACAACGATGTGACCAGCCTTGATGTTTGCCCAACGACCGAATGACTTCTGAATCCAGAACTGTTCGAGTTCGACCTCTCCGCCTTTTTCTACTTCCTGTTCCCATTCGCCACCTTCTTCATCTTCTTTCTCATAGGCCATTCCTACGCCACCATGCTCAAACTCAATCTCGGTACCCATAGTCCAACCCTTTCCGAAGTCGTAACCTAAATAGATAACTGCATGAGGAATATCAAAACGACCATGACTTGGATCTTTTTTGTGCTCATCTGCCAAACTGTAACGGCTCACGTGGTCGCTATAGAAGTTGCGACTCAGAGCTACCTCTCCATATCCTCCGACGCTAAGTCGTTTACCATTTACGTGCTGCATAACACTGTCAGCAGCAACTGTCTGTGCGTTTGCACTGGCCAAGCCGGCAATCAAGGCAGCAGACATGAATCCAATTCTTAAATTGTTCATTTATTTATTTATTTTGTTATCTTTATAATCTTTTTCCTTATCATCCTAACCTAATATATAGAGCTGGAACGGACAAAAAAGGAAAAGTGCGGTTGTCTGCTTGCGGTCTCGACTTCAAGTGGGTTATCCTTATATATAATAGGAACACAGCACTATCCACTCGGGAGTGGCAAGCATCACCGCACTATTCTGATTTCGGGTGCAAAGGTACGGAGTTTTAAAAAAACTTGCAATACCTAAAAATCGGTAAACTTTAGCATCCCCATTTTTAGGTATTGCATGTTTCAGAGTTTTTTTGTATCTTTGCCGCCGAATAGCAGAATGAGAGTTTTGCTGTTGGGATACTTGACATTATGAATGTTTTCAAAATAGGTGACAAAGATGAAAAATCAAAAGATGTATGAAGCTGATGATAAGATGATCAGCATCATTAGAGACAATTATAACATCTTGCAGAGTCTTGGTAGCTTCGGCATCAATCTGGGATTCGGCGACAAGACGGTAGAAGAGGTATGCGCGGAACAGGGAGTGGATACTTATACTTTCTTGGCTGTAGTTAACTACGCTATGAATGGGTATAAGGAATATGATAATGCTGAACGTTTGTCCTTGTCAACTTTGTTGCATTATCTCAAGGCTTCTCATGCTTATTACATTGATTTTCAATTACCTTTCATCCGTAAGGAATTGGTTGAGGCTTTGGATGAAAATGACAATTTAGCGCGTCTCATCCTCAAACTTTATGATGAATATGCTCATAGTATCATCAATCACATGAAGTATGAGGAAAAGTCGGTATTCCCTTATGTACAGTCACTTATAGAGAGTAATCCACTTGCTGATTTCAATATAGAAACGTTCTCCAAGCATCATGTTCAGGTGGACCAGAAGCTTAAGGAATTAAAAAATATCATCATCAAATATCTTCCTTCTGATGGGTTGCACAATAATCAGCTAAGTGCTACACTTTATGATATATACAATAATGAGGAATGGCTCAGGCACCACTCTGAAGTGGAGGAAGAAATCTTTATTCCTGCCGTAAGAAATGCAGAACGGAAGTTGAAACAGAATGATGTAAGTGCGAAGATTTCTAATATGATATCCCAGACTCCACAGAATGACGAACAGTTGAGTGATCGCGAGAAGGATGTCATTGTAGCTTTGGTTCAAGGTATGACCAATAAGGAGATAGCTGATCATCTCTATATCTCTATTAATACAGTGATTACGCATCGAAGAAATATAGCACGAAAGCTTCAGATTCATTCACCAGCAGGTCTTACCATCTATGCGATAGTGAATAATCTCGTAGATATTTCAACGGTCAAACTATAATTCTTTCAATAGAAAGCTCTTGGATAGATTCTTACGATCCCTATTTTTAGGTATTGAAGATATACAATAAAGCCTCCTATCAAAAAAATGATGGGAGGCTTTATTGTCTCTTTTACAGTTGATACCTACTTATAATGATGGCTTATATATGATTGATATCCACAAAACCGTGCATGACAGCATAAATGGTAAGAGCAGATACCGATTTGATACCTAATTTTTCTTGAATATTCTTTCGATGTGTTATCACAGTTGTCAATCCGATACATAGGAGGTCGGCAATTTCTTTGTTAATCTTTCCTTTTGCCACCAATGAAAGTACCTCAATTTCCCGGTCGGTGAGTGTTTTTTCCTGTGTATGCTCCAATGTTTCTGGCAAATACTCTCCATGAGGATGTCCTTTTTTTTGTAAACTGATGAGTTCTTTGATGAGTATTCCTTCTGATACATTGACGCAAAGACAATGGAAATCATTCAGTTGTGACATAGGATCATTGCTGGGAGTGAGGACGATGGTCTTATGTTTAAAATTCAAGAAGAAATTTCGATTAGCGAGTACAATATGCATAGATACAAAAAAGTGGATGAAATGCTCTGGATTGGAAGCTTGCAATTCACCAAATGTGCCAAATGCCTGAATTTGTGCAGAGGGGATGGCAGACTCGAGCAATTGCCTGAGTCCCATTACTGCCAACGTGTTGCTTTCTACTATAGCAAACGCTGGTATTTGTCTGCCAATTTGTTGTTTCTTCATTTCTTCTTTCATTCTATATCTCTGTTTTTTCTCCTTGTTAGGAATTTATAAAAAAGGTGTCAGCAGTTTGGCTGCAAACCATCCTTTGAATCTTTGCCAGCCTGTTCTCCATTCCCGCCAATTTTTCTCATTGAGCAGGAAACTATCTTTCTTCTCGCCATCGAAGAGATCTACAAGCTGGCGGGTTGTATGTGGGTCGATGATAACTGCATTTTCCTCATAATCCCAACGAAGACTTCTCGCATTGAGGTTGGCGCTGCCCACTGTACAGAATCTGCCATCTACCATGATAATCTTGGTATGATGGAAGCCCGGGGTGTACATCCAGATATTGCAACCTTCTTTCATCAACTTATGGGCATTATAAAATCCACAGTCGGGTGTCAGCGGTATATCACTCCTTGTACTGAGCATAATCTCAACCTTCACTCCTCGTTTTACCGCATTCTTTAATGCTTTCTTCAATTTGCGGCTTAAAGTGAAGTAGGGACTGATGATTTTGATACTGTCTTGGGCATCATTGATGGCATTCACGTAGAAGTATCGGATGATGTCCTTGGAAATGTGTGGTTCACGGTTGATGATGCCCACCATCTTATGATAGGCTGTTGCGGTAGTGTCTGGTTTCAGATTCTCTACCAGATATTCCTTTTTGGCTGCCCGATAGTATTCTGCACCATGTATGTTTTGTCCACTTACTTTGTTCCACATCTTGAGGAAGATTTTCTGCAGGGTATTCACTTCACTACCATCAATGCGGCAATGCATGTCGTGCCATTCACCTACAACTTTTGTACCTTTTATATAATAGTCGGCAACGTTCATGCCACCTGTATAGGCGATTTGTCCGTCGATGACTACAATCTTTCGGTG
This is a stretch of genomic DNA from Segatella hominis. It encodes these proteins:
- a CDS encoding LuxR C-terminal-related transcriptional regulator; translated protein: MKNQKMYEADDKMISIIRDNYNILQSLGSFGINLGFGDKTVEEVCAEQGVDTYTFLAVVNYAMNGYKEYDNAERLSLSTLLHYLKASHAYYIDFQLPFIRKELVEALDENDNLARLILKLYDEYAHSIINHMKYEEKSVFPYVQSLIESNPLADFNIETFSKHHVQVDQKLKELKNIIIKYLPSDGLHNNQLSATLYDIYNNEEWLRHHSEVEEEIFIPAVRNAERKLKQNDVSAKISNMISQTPQNDEQLSDREKDVIVALVQGMTNKEIADHLYISINTVITHRRNIARKLQIHSPAGLTIYAIVNNLVDISTVKL
- a CDS encoding response regulator transcription factor, whose protein sequence is MKEEMKKQQIGRQIPAFAIVESNTLAVMGLRQLLESAIPSAQIQAFGTFGELQASNPEHFIHFFVSMHIVLANRNFFLNFKHKTIVLTPSNDPMSQLNDFHCLCVNVSEGILIKELISLQKKGHPHGEYLPETLEHTQEKTLTDREIEVLSLVAKGKINKEIADLLCIGLTTVITHRKNIQEKLGIKSVSALTIYAVMHGFVDINHI
- a CDS encoding phospholipase D-like domain-containing protein; its protein translation is MRYLLFIATLWLSCSLCSAQTSDSLIVNQLRGKGIRFSHDNSVTLLMSGQEKFDDMFQAIRQAKHSVHLEYFNFRNDSIAGLLFDLLGEKVKEGVKVRALYDGFGNASNNQPLRKKHLKKIRNMGIEIYEYKPMKFPWVHGVFNRDHRKIVVIDGQIAYTGGMNVADYYIKGTKVVGEWHDMHCRIDGSEVNTLQKIFLKMWNKVSGQNIHGAEYYRAAKKEYLVENLKPDTTATAYHKMVGIINREPHISKDIIRYFYVNAINDAQDSIKIISPYFTLSRKLKKALKNAVKRGVKVEIMLSTRSDIPLTPDCGFYNAHKLMKEGCNIWMYTPGFHHTKIIMVDGRFCTVGSANLNARSLRWDYEENAVIIDPHTTRQLVDLFDGEKKDSFLLNEKNWREWRTGWQRFKGWFAAKLLTPFL